A genome region from Thalassococcus arenae includes the following:
- a CDS encoding efflux RND transporter permease subunit, which yields MNPLSRVESLTTRLLQTVYTHRIKSVIVLLAAVFGLVATQLPTLQKDGRVEAFMHESDPALETYYAMRREFGQDNRLVVAVQSDNVFSTEFLTTFSRMHRELADTVPYVSEIFSPYNIPFIEHEDGGVYLEELVRNMLARGRDPQELRDRILATPLYRNFIVSADGSTAAVVIEPYRYAPGNADCVPDPSQGLTCAVQFTPLSERALLGAPHYAEMTAVAREIAARYETEGFRIHIAGSPVLSTEIVRMMETDMPRFTLACVIITVLAMLVLHRSFLVAIGAFLSFATAIFSTLATLAATGTAMTPPTQLLIPMTLVVGLCTYIHFVATLLKARASEPDGRTALAIAVRKANTPILFTALTTAGGLIGLAAAPLAPITALGLFGTVSVGLSYLLAMIWATLVFRTLPERYLNKQTDAPGLIARVLKRGAMLAATRPERTLAVCGAVVLTAALGITNLSYSHNSLLWLPGDNQARQSTEFIDANFMGTVNLEMVITPTEGRDFRDETLLKTVEATARESYDAVAIPIGRHTSIISFIEETNQAINDGDPAELRIPGQEQIWDQLLLLEGQGIDDMKRYVSMDYSSGRVSFQTPWLEAKLYTNVIETIESRFEAALGDTASVESTGLIALLAKTSKKVLDSMTVSYALALVLVTAMMAVALRSVGLGLVSMVPNVAPFAVLLGVMGYLGIPLDTFTVLIGGIITGLIVDDTLHFFHNVRDRLAAGARMEDAIGGAMSEIGRAIFTTTIVVMAGFAVFTLSSMSNIQSFGLLMAAGAALALLSEVFIGPAVLIVYDRIRKAAAARPTRFEPVLADATA from the coding sequence ATGAACCCGCTTTCCCGTGTCGAAAGCCTGACGACGCGTCTACTTCAGACGGTGTACACCCACCGTATCAAATCCGTGATCGTGCTGCTTGCTGCCGTTTTCGGCCTTGTGGCGACCCAACTTCCGACCTTGCAAAAGGATGGCCGCGTCGAAGCTTTCATGCATGAAAGCGATCCGGCTCTCGAAACCTATTATGCGATGCGCCGGGAATTCGGTCAGGACAACCGCCTCGTCGTGGCGGTGCAATCCGACAACGTCTTTTCGACCGAGTTCCTGACCACCTTCTCCAGGATGCACCGCGAACTGGCGGACACCGTGCCTTACGTGTCCGAGATCTTTTCGCCTTACAACATCCCGTTCATCGAGCATGAGGACGGTGGCGTCTATCTCGAGGAGCTAGTGCGCAACATGCTGGCGCGCGGCCGCGACCCGCAGGAACTGCGCGACCGCATTCTCGCCACGCCGCTCTACCGGAATTTCATCGTTTCGGCCGATGGCAGCACCGCGGCCGTGGTGATCGAGCCGTATCGCTATGCTCCGGGCAATGCCGATTGCGTCCCCGACCCGTCGCAAGGCCTGACCTGCGCGGTGCAATTCACGCCGCTGTCCGAGCGCGCCCTGCTTGGCGCACCGCACTACGCCGAGATGACCGCCGTCGCGCGTGAGATCGCGGCACGCTATGAAACCGAGGGTTTCCGCATCCACATCGCCGGCTCGCCGGTTCTGTCTACGGAAATCGTCCGGATGATGGAAACCGACATGCCGCGCTTCACGCTGGCCTGCGTGATCATCACGGTTCTGGCGATGCTGGTCCTGCACCGGTCTTTCCTGGTGGCGATCGGTGCCTTCCTGTCCTTTGCCACGGCGATCTTCTCGACGCTGGCGACGCTGGCAGCGACCGGCACGGCGATGACCCCGCCGACGCAGCTCTTGATCCCGATGACGCTGGTGGTTGGGTTGTGCACCTATATCCACTTCGTCGCGACGCTGCTCAAGGCACGGGCATCGGAACCTGACGGGCGGACGGCCCTGGCGATCGCCGTCAGGAAGGCGAACACCCCGATCCTGTTCACCGCGTTGACGACCGCAGGCGGTCTGATCGGCCTGGCCGCCGCACCGCTGGCGCCGATTACTGCCCTGGGCCTGTTCGGCACCGTGTCGGTCGGGCTGTCGTATCTGTTGGCCATGATCTGGGCGACGCTGGTCTTCCGCACGCTGCCGGAACGCTATCTGAACAAGCAAACCGACGCGCCGGGCCTTATCGCCCGGGTTCTCAAGCGTGGCGCGATGCTGGCCGCCACGCGGCCGGAACGCACGCTTGCCGTTTGCGGCGCCGTCGTTCTGACGGCCGCACTGGGCATCACGAACCTCAGCTATTCGCACAACTCGCTGCTGTGGCTGCCCGGCGACAACCAGGCGCGCCAGTCGACCGAATTCATCGATGCGAATTTCATGGGCACGGTGAACCTGGAAATGGTGATCACGCCGACCGAAGGCCGGGATTTCCGTGACGAGACGTTGCTCAAGACGGTCGAGGCCACGGCCCGCGAATCCTACGATGCGGTGGCTATCCCGATCGGTCGGCACACCTCGATCATCTCGTTCATCGAAGAGACCAACCAGGCCATCAACGACGGCGATCCGGCGGAACTGCGCATTCCCGGCCAGGAACAGATCTGGGACCAGCTCTTGCTGCTTGAGGGGCAGGGCATCGACGACATGAAGCGTTACGTGTCGATGGACTATTCCTCGGGCCGGGTGTCGTTCCAGACGCCCTGGCTGGAAGCCAAGCTCTACACCAATGTCATCGAAACCATCGAAAGCCGGTTCGAAGCTGCGCTTGGTGACACCGCTTCGGTCGAAAGCACCGGCCTGATCGCGCTGCTGGCCAAGACGTCGAAAAAGGTTCTGGACAGCATGACGGTGTCCTATGCACTGGCGTTGGTGCTGGTGACGGCGATGATGGCCGTCGCGCTGCGTTCGGTCGGTCTGGGCCTGGTCAGCATGGTGCCCAATGTTGCGCCCTTCGCGGTGCTGCTGGGGGTCATGGGCTATCTCGGTATCCCGCTGGACACCTTCACCGTGCTGATCGGTGGCATCATCACCGGCCTGATCGTCGACGACACGCTGCATTTCTTCCACAACGTTCGTGACCGGCTGGCTGCCGGTGCCCGGATGGAGGATGCGATCGGCGGTGCGATGTCCGAGATCGGCCGCGCGATCTTCACCACGACCATCGTCGTGATGGCGGGCTTCGCGGTTT
- a CDS encoding outer membrane lipoprotein-sorting protein has protein sequence MFPKNRKSLFAFATASVALLAGMAQAEGGKPLLDPATPTSPVITDCRAVMEGVQNRYNGYDSWRIVHMKITDETGAVKTRRIAAAHKNDGINRRLRSYVFDPEELAGVESSVRDSFEKGLPDKVWVYLPSADKIIDVKSEDLSQRLYGSDLAVGEMLIRQADDYDCEMLGVGEFRGYPVYKIYVNPRTEDEVIRLGLRDGELWADTETFMPIYSSFNADAPNEQRVLETLDLRWVDGVFAPARYRVSTIKEGRVVSFSDFETEGEAFNIGLPSRWFELDDLSNPDSDFKDFRSENIIN, from the coding sequence ATGTTTCCCAAGAATCGCAAATCGCTTTTCGCATTCGCCACCGCCTCGGTTGCCCTGCTGGCCGGAATGGCCCAGGCCGAAGGCGGCAAGCCGCTGCTGGACCCGGCGACGCCGACCTCGCCGGTCATCACCGATTGCCGTGCCGTCATGGAAGGCGTGCAGAACCGCTACAACGGCTACGACAGCTGGCGCATCGTGCACATGAAGATCACCGATGAAACCGGCGCCGTGAAAACCCGCCGTATCGCCGCGGCCCACAAGAACGACGGCATCAACCGCCGGCTTCGGTCCTATGTGTTCGATCCCGAGGAACTGGCCGGCGTCGAATCTTCGGTCCGCGACAGCTTTGAAAAGGGTCTGCCGGACAAGGTCTGGGTCTATCTGCCTTCGGCCGACAAGATCATCGACGTCAAATCCGAGGACCTCAGCCAGCGTCTCTACGGCTCGGACCTGGCCGTGGGCGAGATGCTGATCCGCCAGGCCGACGACTACGATTGCGAAATGCTGGGCGTGGGCGAATTCCGCGGCTACCCGGTGTACAAGATCTACGTCAACCCGCGCACCGAAGACGAAGTGATCCGCCTCGGGCTGCGCGACGGCGAATTGTGGGCCGATACCGAAACCTTCATGCCGATCTACTCCAGCTTCAACGCCGACGCGCCGAACGAACAGCGCGTGCTGGAAACCCTGGACCTGCGTTGGGTCGACGGCGTCTTCGCCCCGGCCCGTTATCGCGTGTCGACGATCAAGGAAGGCCGCGTCGTGTCCTTCTCGGATTTCGAGACCGAAGGCGAGGCGTTCAATATCGGCCTTCCGAGCCGTTGGTTCGAGCTGGATGACCTGTCGAACCCCGACAGCGATTTCAAGGACTTCCGCAGCGAAAACATCATCAACTGA
- the trpA gene encoding tryptophan synthase subunit alpha — protein MNQISECIAAGPVLSPGRILPPTLCPLIMAGDPSLDATRALLRECVRLGVGMVELCLPFRNAFTDGPALIRAHERALRDEAGPAAVIRMAAEFTADIRIILLADSSHTLRPFGFERLFTMAAEAGFAGVLPHGLPPVLSQRFHSAAQLAGLPVVGTIYANAMPETRQQVIARASAFIYLVSTWGRSGGAVDPSDLSCQIDALRAHSALPVALGFGLKTPSDVGRAFRAGCDIAIVGSAVSGVIENALETGQDPVERAALFIADLQEETRP, from the coding sequence ATGAACCAGATATCCGAATGCATCGCCGCCGGACCGGTCCTGTCGCCGGGCCGCATCCTTCCACCGACGCTGTGCCCGCTGATCATGGCCGGCGATCCTTCGCTCGATGCCACCCGTGCCTTGCTGCGCGAATGCGTCCGTCTTGGGGTCGGCATGGTCGAACTGTGCCTGCCCTTCAGGAACGCGTTCACCGATGGACCCGCCTTGATCCGCGCCCATGAGCGGGCCTTGCGCGACGAAGCGGGGCCGGCGGCGGTGATCCGCATGGCAGCCGAATTCACGGCGGACATCCGCATCATCCTGCTGGCCGACAGCAGCCACACCTTGCGCCCCTTCGGGTTTGAAAGGCTGTTCACGATGGCGGCCGAGGCGGGCTTTGCCGGTGTGCTTCCCCACGGGCTGCCCCCGGTTCTGTCCCAGCGATTCCATTCCGCCGCGCAACTGGCAGGTCTGCCGGTCGTCGGCACGATCTACGCCAACGCGATGCCCGAGACCCGCCAGCAGGTCATCGCGCGGGCGTCGGCCTTCATCTACCTGGTGTCGACCTGGGGCCGGTCCGGCGGCGCCGTCGACCCAAGCGACCTGTCTTGCCAGATCGACGCGCTGCGCGCCCACAGTGCCTTGCCGGTGGCGCTTGGCTTCGGGTTGAAGACGCCCAGTGACGTCGGCCGCGCCTTCCGGGCCGGTTGCGACATCGCGATCGTCGGAAGCGCGGTGTCCGGCGTGATCGAGAACGCCCTGGAAACGGGGCAGGATCCGGTGGAACGCGCCGCTCTTTTCATCGCCGACCTGCAAGAGGAGACCCGGCCATGA
- a CDS encoding AfsA-related hotdog domain-containing protein, whose protein sequence is MSALDRRLDTRNTVLTYSPDDRPGAARLIVDRDHPFFFDHPLDHVPGLLLLEGAVQAAQDCAQEPCFVSAIRADLIRYAFFDDPILLDTRSEDRNGRRQCTVILTQKGKLCARIEVELTRQVCPVRARPIWDADPARALPPCPGEPLNKLRPENVLITTPALDDRQVEARLLPMSGTCLFADTTQTVHPLYLLEAFMQVQRYLNATQDGDRRMRDILTGVSIEQTVPLSDLSEGVFLRGARAFLPTGPGRMSRSAWIYAAQRPVAKCTIQTARVTARSKPSEGEKS, encoded by the coding sequence ATGAGCGCGCTGGACCGCCGTCTGGATACCCGCAACACGGTTCTGACCTATTCCCCGGACGACCGTCCGGGCGCCGCCCGGCTGATCGTCGACAGGGACCATCCGTTCTTTTTCGATCATCCCCTCGATCATGTTCCCGGGCTGCTCCTGCTGGAAGGCGCCGTGCAAGCTGCGCAGGATTGCGCGCAAGAGCCGTGTTTCGTCAGCGCGATCCGGGCCGATCTCATCCGCTACGCCTTTTTCGACGACCCGATCCTGCTGGACACCCGAAGCGAAGACCGCAATGGCCGCCGGCAATGCACCGTCATCCTGACCCAGAAAGGCAAGCTGTGCGCGCGGATCGAGGTCGAACTGACCCGGCAGGTCTGTCCGGTCCGCGCGCGGCCCATCTGGGATGCCGACCCGGCCCGTGCCCTGCCGCCCTGTCCCGGTGAACCGCTCAACAAACTGCGGCCCGAAAACGTGCTGATCACCACGCCGGCGTTGGACGACCGACAGGTCGAAGCGCGCCTTCTGCCGATGTCCGGCACCTGCCTGTTCGCCGACACGACACAGACCGTGCACCCGCTCTACCTGCTCGAGGCCTTCATGCAGGTTCAGCGCTATCTCAACGCCACACAAGATGGCGACCGGCGCATGCGCGACATTCTCACAGGCGTCTCCATCGAGCAGACCGTTCCGCTATCCGACCTGTCAGAGGGCGTTTTCCTGCGCGGCGCGCGCGCTTTTCTACCCACCGGACCGGGGCGGATGTCGCGGAGCGCGTGGATCTACGCGGCACAGCGCCCGGTCGCCAAATGCACAATCCAGACCGCCCGCGTGACTGCCCGGTCGAAACCATCCGAAGGAGAGAAAAGCTGA
- a CDS encoding protoporphyrinogen/coproporphyrinogen oxidase, with protein MDPVHIIGAGVSGLGAAHYLAKRGIPSVIHETGSHVGGRAACIRQGAHAFEIGGKNFSSAWPRFNALLDEFGITEFEDQHPGFHIVLRDKLVALEKSKTLTGDLRLASALGPRGALQFRNFLTYARQNADRLNYSSGLIEEVERRWDHATIDRHFTARLNEGPLRLFSIIMGGAEPSELHPSLMMLFASGFGKGSHHAVAGGIGRFHDSLAAGKTIRFGARVTRIKLFDGHVSGIEVQDETGTRMEPVRRVISAVPAHVLRQLIDLPAYGRVAFDRLRYYPLALVNAVYDAPVFRDGVHSIMFEPGAPLGHCSANRLHSPHHVRYTLSGKAARDILDRSDAELVRIAEQTFSKRLPISAKRLQVHVARHPGGICGYAPYFTAVKRDILRAVDGIHGFEIAGDYLEGHTMEGCLTSADLAVQRLVTAPSQSSAAAA; from the coding sequence ATGGACCCCGTTCACATCATCGGCGCAGGGGTGTCCGGCCTTGGCGCCGCGCATTACCTTGCCAAACGCGGCATACCCAGCGTCATCCACGAAACCGGCAGCCATGTCGGCGGCCGCGCCGCCTGCATTCGCCAGGGCGCGCACGCCTTCGAGATCGGCGGCAAGAACTTTTCCAGCGCCTGGCCACGGTTCAACGCCTTGCTGGACGAATTCGGGATCACCGAATTCGAGGATCAGCATCCGGGATTTCACATCGTTCTGCGCGACAAGCTGGTGGCGCTGGAGAAATCCAAGACACTGACCGGCGACCTGCGCCTGGCCTCGGCGCTTGGCCCGCGCGGTGCGCTGCAATTCCGCAATTTCCTGACCTATGCAAGGCAGAACGCGGATCGGCTGAACTATTCCTCGGGCCTGATCGAAGAGGTCGAACGCCGCTGGGACCACGCCACGATCGACCGACACTTCACCGCGCGCCTGAACGAAGGCCCGTTGCGCCTGTTCTCGATCATCATGGGCGGCGCCGAGCCGTCCGAGCTTCACCCGTCGCTGATGATGCTGTTCGCCTCGGGCTTCGGCAAGGGATCGCACCACGCAGTCGCCGGCGGCATCGGACGGTTCCACGACAGCCTCGCGGCGGGCAAGACGATCCGGTTCGGCGCCCGCGTCACCCGGATCAAGCTCTTCGACGGTCATGTCTCGGGGATCGAGGTGCAAGACGAAACGGGGACCCGCATGGAACCGGTGCGCCGGGTGATTTCCGCTGTTCCTGCCCACGTCTTGCGGCAGTTGATAGACCTGCCCGCCTATGGCCGCGTGGCCTTTGACCGGCTGCGCTACTACCCGCTGGCGTTGGTCAACGCGGTCTACGACGCGCCGGTTTTCCGCGACGGTGTACATTCGATCATGTTCGAACCCGGCGCGCCGCTGGGGCATTGCTCGGCCAACCGCCTGCATTCTCCGCATCACGTGCGCTACACGCTGTCGGGCAAGGCGGCCCGCGATATCCTCGACCGCTCCGATGCCGAGCTGGTCCGGATCGCCGAGCAGACCTTTTCCAAGCGGTTGCCGATCAGTGCCAAGCGCCTGCAGGTGCATGTCGCGCGCCATCCGGGCGGGATCTGCGGCTACGCGCCCTATTTCACTGCGGTCAAGCGCGACATCCTGCGCGCCGTGGACGGCATCCACGGCTTCGAGATTGCAGGCGACTACCTCGAAGGCCACACGATGGAGGGCTGCCTGACCTCGGCCGACCTTGCGGTTCAGCGGCTGGTGACTGCGCCGTCACAGAGCAGTGCGGCCGCGGCATGA